A section of the Pelagicoccus albus genome encodes:
- a CDS encoding ferredoxin produces MADKSDKWADNTAGKFYVDEQCIDCDLCRETAPDFFTRNDDEAYSFVYKQPEDQEGIDLCMEALEGCPVEAIGDDGDE; encoded by the coding sequence ATGGCAGACAAATCCGATAAGTGGGCAGACAACACAGCCGGCAAGTTTTACGTAGATGAGCAGTGCATCGACTGCGACCTTTGTCGTGAAACCGCCCCAGACTTCTTCACTCGCAACGACGACGAAGCCTACTCTTTCGTTTACAAGCAACCGGAAGACCAAGAGGGAATCGATCTTTGTATGGAGGCTCTCGAAGGTTGCCCAGTTGAGGCGATCGGAGACGACGGCGACGAATAG
- a CDS encoding TrkH family potassium uptake protein gives MNFPLVSKLLGVVMLILAIAFAVCLGVSFQLDTQEFGKLARTAFIASTCTALVGAGMFFWVGRRHTKKFFRKEALCTIGISWLLASLVGAIPYMIVVPEVGFAGAIFEAASGLTTTGASVLSNLEQLPPSLLFWRSLSQWIGGMGVVVFFVAVLGFIGVGGKMLYANEASGTVSEFEESRIQSTVARLVWVYIGLSLACTLSFWIAGMNLFEAINHAFTTLSTGGFSTRSGSLADFHSPAMEWIAIVFMILGGVSFLLIIRLSCGRFYFLRRNTEFLAYLLIIVFASLMIASTLVLDGTSNEAHHAIRAATFQVVTIMTTTGFATEDYVAWSALPQMTLLLLMVAGGCSGSTAGGIKIYRIVVAIRISLLSVERSFRTRVVRQIRLNGNVLSQQALSDVSIYLILTSGVVLSSIIVVSIFEPNLKVDTNLSAVFACFFNIGPGLAEVGPTENFAFMHTHTKYFLALLMIMGRLELYAILALFSPSLWKRFS, from the coding sequence ATGAATTTCCCTCTCGTTTCGAAGCTGCTTGGGGTCGTGATGCTGATCCTCGCAATCGCCTTCGCGGTTTGCCTCGGCGTCTCTTTCCAGCTGGATACCCAAGAATTCGGAAAGTTGGCTCGTACCGCTTTCATCGCATCCACCTGCACGGCTTTGGTGGGGGCAGGAATGTTCTTTTGGGTTGGCCGCAGGCATACCAAAAAATTCTTCCGTAAAGAAGCGCTCTGCACCATCGGGATTTCTTGGCTTTTGGCCAGTTTGGTTGGAGCCATCCCCTACATGATCGTGGTGCCGGAAGTCGGTTTCGCGGGCGCGATTTTCGAAGCCGCTTCAGGCCTGACCACGACGGGTGCATCCGTGCTTTCCAACTTGGAGCAACTGCCTCCCAGCCTGCTTTTCTGGCGTTCGCTCAGCCAATGGATCGGCGGCATGGGAGTCGTCGTCTTCTTCGTAGCGGTATTGGGCTTCATCGGCGTGGGAGGAAAAATGCTCTACGCAAACGAGGCATCGGGAACCGTGAGCGAATTTGAGGAAAGCCGTATCCAGTCCACGGTCGCTCGCCTAGTCTGGGTTTACATCGGACTTTCTCTGGCTTGTACCCTGAGCTTTTGGATCGCGGGAATGAATCTCTTCGAAGCCATTAATCACGCCTTCACCACCCTTTCGACCGGAGGCTTCAGCACGCGAAGCGGAAGCCTCGCGGATTTCCATAGCCCCGCTATGGAGTGGATCGCGATCGTATTCATGATTCTAGGGGGCGTAAGCTTCCTGCTCATCATCCGCTTGAGCTGTGGCAGGTTCTACTTCCTGCGTCGCAATACCGAGTTCCTTGCCTACTTGCTCATCATCGTTTTCGCATCGCTGATGATCGCCTCGACTCTCGTGCTGGATGGCACCAGCAACGAAGCACACCACGCTATTCGGGCTGCGACTTTCCAGGTCGTGACAATCATGACTACAACCGGCTTCGCCACCGAAGACTATGTAGCCTGGTCCGCCCTTCCTCAAATGACTCTGCTTCTCCTGATGGTAGCCGGAGGTTGCTCGGGATCAACCGCAGGCGGCATTAAGATTTACCGCATCGTCGTAGCCATCCGCATTTCCTTGTTGAGCGTGGAACGTTCCTTCCGCACCCGCGTCGTGCGGCAAATTCGCCTCAACGGAAACGTGCTAAGCCAACAGGCCTTAAGCGACGTATCGATTTATCTAATACTTACCTCGGGCGTCGTGCTCTCTTCGATCATTGTCGTCTCTATTTTCGAGCCAAACTTGAAGGTTGATACGAATTTGAGCGCCGTATTCGCCTGCTTTTTCAACATTGGTCCTGGCTTGGCCGAGGTGGGTCCTACGGAAAACTTCGCCTTCATGCACACGCATACCAAGTACTTCCTGGCCCTGCTAATGATCATGGGCCGCTTGGAGCTCTACGCCATTCTCGCCCTCTTCTCGCCATCGCTCTGGAAGCGCTTCTCCTAG
- the trkA gene encoding Trk system potassium transporter TrkA encodes MKIVIVGAGEVGTHLSETLSVADHDVTVIERDEALAQTLTETVDVRVVKGNGSSASTLLKAGASKCDFFLAMTSSDETNLVSASLAKALGAKKTFARAHDATYRDNTLINHQRHFGIDHLVNPEALAAVELAKRIRNPGRVAVEDFGRGQIEVKSIEIQSGAKVCDIPLKDLKLPGNIRIGLVQRDDTNIVANANTTLKVGDQVTVFGHPDSLFETKALFDPSSKGSKKISVTILSGSEIAISLARLLSNPRFKIRIIERDLKHCEALAERLPSVTMIHGDGTSLRVLEEEEIGHSDFFVACRKDDEDNIMTCLQAFKLGAKHTMLAINRADYIEILEKLNTNLGVELAVSPRIAATNEVLRYIGKKPFIQLEDSVREEIDNNFIIELDIAEKSSVVDKKIRDIEWPEECVLVGHEHNYMPRTPTGDDILRAGDSIIAIICKSRIKELLKLTK; translated from the coding sequence ATGAAGATCGTTATCGTTGGAGCCGGCGAAGTCGGTACCCATTTGAGCGAAACCCTCAGCGTCGCCGACCACGATGTCACCGTGATCGAGCGCGACGAAGCCTTGGCGCAGACTCTCACCGAAACCGTGGACGTGCGGGTGGTGAAAGGAAATGGCTCATCCGCCAGCACCCTACTCAAAGCAGGCGCCTCAAAATGCGACTTCTTCTTGGCCATGACCAGCAGCGACGAGACCAATCTGGTCTCCGCCTCCCTAGCCAAGGCTCTCGGAGCAAAGAAAACCTTCGCTCGAGCCCACGACGCCACTTACCGAGACAACACCTTGATAAACCACCAACGGCACTTCGGCATCGACCATCTGGTAAATCCAGAAGCACTCGCCGCGGTGGAGCTCGCCAAACGTATTCGAAATCCAGGACGCGTGGCGGTGGAAGACTTTGGCCGAGGCCAAATCGAAGTGAAGTCCATCGAGATCCAATCCGGAGCCAAGGTATGCGACATTCCCCTGAAAGACCTTAAACTGCCGGGTAACATCCGCATCGGTCTGGTGCAGAGAGACGACACCAACATCGTCGCCAACGCCAACACCACCCTCAAGGTCGGAGACCAAGTCACTGTTTTTGGCCATCCGGACTCCCTGTTTGAAACCAAAGCCCTCTTCGACCCTTCTTCCAAGGGCTCCAAGAAGATATCGGTTACCATTCTGAGCGGCTCGGAAATCGCGATTTCCCTCGCCCGACTTCTCTCCAACCCTCGCTTCAAGATCCGCATCATTGAGCGTGACCTGAAGCACTGCGAAGCTCTCGCCGAACGCCTTCCATCCGTAACTATGATTCACGGAGACGGCACTTCGCTTCGCGTCCTCGAGGAGGAGGAGATTGGGCACTCCGACTTCTTCGTAGCCTGTCGCAAGGACGACGAGGACAATATCATGACCTGCCTGCAGGCCTTCAAGCTCGGAGCCAAGCACACTATGCTGGCGATCAACCGGGCCGACTACATCGAAATCTTGGAGAAGCTGAACACCAACCTCGGAGTAGAGCTAGCCGTTTCCCCCCGTATCGCCGCCACCAACGAAGTCCTCCGCTACATCGGCAAAAAGCCTTTCATCCAGCTGGAGGACAGCGTGCGCGAGGAGATCGACAACAACTTCATCATCGAGTTGGACATCGCCGAGAAATCCTCCGTTGTGGACAAGAAGATTCGCGATATCGAATGGCCAGAAGAGTGCGTTCTGGTGGGGCATGAGCACAACTACATGCCTAGAACCCCGACTGGGGACGACATCTTGAGAGCGGGAGATTCCATCATCGCGATCATCTGCAAAAGCCGCATCAAGGAGCTGCTAAAGCTAACCAAGTAG
- the galA gene encoding beta-galactosidase GalA translates to MLLKKLPLLAALFAATAAFSSSSQASERTRDQINDGWKFALGHATDKQKDFGHGLGYFSYLAKTGFGDGAASPSFDDRAWREISIPHDWAVEAEFSPDASYSHGFKAIGPGFPESSVGWYRRELDISEDDLGKRIRIEFDGIYRDAAVFVNGFFVGQEPSGFVSQSYDITEYLNYGGKNVVAVRADAYMEEGWYYEGAGIYRHAYLLKTAPVHVARYGTYVTTEVEKNKAAVSVETKVANDSDSAATVSVFQSILDNKGKEVAKAESLSIEVGAGKSGVVSQDLMLKKPKLWDLDSPNLYTMLTQVKDSEGELIDEYRTSFGVRTIRFDPNEGFFLNGRSVKLKGSNNHQDHAGVGAAMSDAMQDFRIKALKDMGSNAYRVSHHHASPALLESCDRLGMLVIDETRLMGINEYHFDQLEHLILRDRNHPSVIVWSVGNEEWGIEGNIFGARIAKRMQDFVHRLDPTRVVTAAVSGGWGGISSTIEAFGVNYIKHGDVDQQHEDYPDQIIIGTEETTTQQTRGIYFEDAALAHQHPKENGSSGGNAELGWKFYDERDYTAGVFFWTGFDYRGEPTPYEWPAVLSQFGILDNCGFPKDGYYYLKSWWSDEPVLHIFPHWNWPGKEGETIEVRAHSNYEEVELFVNGESQGRKEMPHNGHLAWDVEYAPGELLAKGYTDGKVVAEKRVRTTGESAAFALEPDRSEIKANGQDISVITLSVLDERGDVVPTADDLAFFTIEGPGEIIGVGNGNPSSLEPDQYNESVEKIKVGEWVGPKASITDQPVVFETTFDSPELEKGQSARMLLNPVGKDLKLTLNGKLLDNALFDEAVPVESLDLKASGNVLKMEAMPFDEWGAREDVQTLSPLAFAITTPAEQYKRKAFNGLAQIIVQSTGEAGEIVLKAEGEGLEAVSLIISAH, encoded by the coding sequence ATGCTACTCAAGAAACTCCCCCTTCTCGCTGCTCTCTTTGCGGCAACCGCAGCTTTTTCAAGCAGCTCCCAAGCCTCGGAACGAACCCGAGACCAGATAAACGACGGCTGGAAATTCGCTCTCGGGCACGCCACGGATAAGCAAAAGGATTTCGGACACGGGCTCGGCTATTTCTCCTATCTCGCCAAAACCGGTTTTGGTGACGGGGCGGCATCTCCCTCTTTTGACGACCGGGCGTGGCGGGAAATTTCCATTCCACACGACTGGGCGGTCGAGGCGGAGTTCTCGCCGGACGCCAGCTACAGCCACGGTTTCAAGGCGATTGGCCCCGGCTTCCCAGAAAGCAGCGTGGGCTGGTATCGGCGGGAGCTGGACATCTCGGAGGACGACCTCGGCAAGCGGATCCGCATCGAATTTGACGGGATCTACCGCGACGCGGCGGTGTTTGTGAATGGTTTTTTTGTTGGGCAGGAGCCCAGTGGGTTTGTCTCCCAATCCTATGACATCACCGAGTATTTGAACTATGGCGGGAAAAACGTGGTCGCGGTTCGTGCCGACGCCTACATGGAGGAAGGCTGGTACTACGAGGGTGCGGGGATCTATCGTCATGCTTATCTGCTCAAGACTGCTCCGGTGCACGTGGCCCGCTACGGGACTTACGTCACCACTGAAGTCGAAAAAAACAAGGCGGCAGTTTCGGTCGAAACCAAGGTCGCCAACGACAGCGATTCAGCGGCCACCGTTTCCGTTTTCCAGAGCATTTTGGATAACAAGGGAAAGGAAGTCGCCAAGGCCGAGAGCCTCTCGATCGAAGTCGGCGCGGGGAAGAGCGGAGTCGTGTCTCAAGACCTGATGCTCAAAAAGCCGAAGCTATGGGATTTGGACAGCCCAAACCTCTACACCATGCTTACCCAAGTGAAGGATTCCGAAGGCGAGCTCATCGACGAGTACCGCACTTCATTCGGCGTTCGCACGATACGCTTCGACCCTAACGAAGGCTTTTTCCTCAACGGACGCTCGGTCAAGCTCAAGGGCTCCAACAACCACCAAGACCATGCGGGAGTGGGAGCGGCCATGTCGGACGCGATGCAAGATTTCCGTATCAAGGCGCTTAAGGACATGGGAAGCAACGCGTATCGAGTTTCCCACCACCATGCGTCGCCCGCCCTGCTGGAATCCTGCGATCGCCTCGGAATGCTAGTGATCGACGAGACTCGCCTGATGGGCATTAACGAGTACCACTTCGACCAGCTCGAGCACTTGATCCTGCGCGACCGCAATCATCCGAGCGTAATCGTTTGGTCGGTTGGTAATGAGGAATGGGGCATCGAGGGCAATATCTTTGGAGCTCGGATCGCTAAGCGTATGCAGGACTTTGTGCACCGGCTCGATCCGACTCGTGTGGTGACTGCTGCGGTGAGCGGCGGTTGGGGCGGCATCTCTTCCACCATCGAAGCATTTGGAGTTAATTACATTAAGCACGGTGACGTCGATCAGCAGCATGAGGACTATCCTGATCAGATAATCATCGGTACTGAAGAAACCACTACGCAGCAGACCCGCGGTATCTATTTCGAGGACGCGGCTTTGGCTCATCAGCACCCTAAGGAGAATGGCTCTTCCGGTGGAAACGCCGAGCTAGGCTGGAAATTCTATGACGAGCGCGACTACACGGCAGGTGTTTTCTTCTGGACTGGTTTTGACTATCGCGGCGAGCCGACACCTTACGAATGGCCCGCAGTGCTTTCGCAATTCGGTATTCTCGATAACTGTGGCTTCCCGAAGGATGGTTATTACTATCTAAAGTCCTGGTGGTCGGATGAGCCGGTTCTGCACATCTTCCCGCACTGGAATTGGCCCGGTAAGGAAGGCGAGACAATCGAAGTCAGAGCCCATTCCAACTATGAGGAGGTTGAGCTTTTCGTTAATGGCGAATCCCAAGGCCGCAAAGAGATGCCGCACAACGGGCACCTGGCATGGGATGTTGAATACGCTCCCGGCGAGTTGTTGGCCAAGGGCTACACGGATGGAAAAGTTGTCGCGGAAAAGCGGGTACGCACTACCGGCGAATCCGCCGCCTTCGCATTGGAACCGGATCGCTCTGAGATCAAGGCAAACGGTCAGGATATCTCGGTTATCACCTTGAGCGTTTTGGATGAACGAGGAGACGTCGTTCCGACCGCGGACGATTTGGCCTTTTTCACCATCGAAGGACCGGGCGAAATCATCGGAGTGGGCAACGGAAATCCATCATCGCTCGAGCCCGATCAGTATAACGAATCGGTTGAAAAGATTAAGGTAGGAGAGTGGGTCGGTCCCAAGGCTTCAATCACCGATCAGCCTGTTGTTTTCGAAACGACCTTCGACAGCCCCGAGCTGGAGAAGGGACAAAGTGCCCGCATGCTGCTCAATCCAGTCGGCAAGGATCTCAAGCTTACCTTGAATGGTAAGCTGCTGGATAACGCCCTTTTCGACGAAGCGGTGCCGGTGGAATCGCTTGATTTAAAGGCGAGCGGAAACGTCTTGAAAATGGAAGCGATGCCATTCGACGAGTGGGGCGCTCGTGAAGATGTCCAGACCCTTTCCCCGCTTGCGTTCGCCATCACGACTCCTGCCGAGCAATATAAGCGAAAGGCTTTCAACGGTCTCGCTCAGATCATCGTGCAGAGCACCGGTGAGGCGGGGGAGATCGTCCTCAAGGCGGAAGGCGAAGGCCTAGAGGCGGTATCTCTCATTATCTCAGCCCACTAG
- a CDS encoding TonB-dependent receptor codes for MYAIQEADEEDIFELDTVFVTAEKTVEKSVQKTPIAMSVVDSEELKVNAISSAADLGSYLPNLHIAKSSNAMEIAIRGIGSSNNSEVGDPAAAFSIDGVVYARPESAGVAFYDVQRVEVLRGPQGTLYGRNTIAGSLNVITNKPNQVKSAELNFGYGSYGQRELDGFVNLPLGELWALRTAFYASSQDGYIDNSSELLTDAKDYGWGDSKSARVHLIYQPDEDFSMLFTVHGSRLKGAWNSFVLRPVDGSAPGYEVQVDYPNLQDESHTTANVEISNSWGAVSMSYLGSYSEETVDSILTTAVSPLPDPAFVSGPNINRQDLRSHELRFSTKEPDRLEWVAGLFLFEENNDVSLVFPEWGIAFLQPDVLSESKAVFGQATWKLTERSRLIGGLRFTRDRKAREGGQFTVLEDGSYGVQLSVNSADREWDSSDYKFGWEYDLRDESLFYATISTGFKAGGFFDGTGDVYYEPEEIEAREVGMKNRFLEGRLQANFSVFDYDYTNFQVTNIEQNAVTGELGTVTRNAEKIPVRGLEFESLFQLGKNEKLSLNLTWLDARFDTFELGATDLSGDFLQRDLSGNQLAKASEWTVQFSYSKIFEFENQSLLRLRFNSRYNSGYYLSYDNFPLPPNPVDTWQPAFTSSDLVLTYEPSDRRYYCSLSLKNLEDELVMTSSGGNANGIMANLSMPRTWGVRIGAKY; via the coding sequence ATGTACGCGATCCAAGAGGCGGACGAAGAAGATATATTCGAATTGGATACTGTCTTTGTTACGGCGGAAAAAACGGTTGAGAAATCGGTCCAGAAAACCCCGATCGCCATGAGTGTCGTGGATTCGGAAGAGTTGAAGGTAAACGCGATAAGCAGCGCTGCCGACCTAGGGAGCTACTTGCCCAACCTTCATATAGCCAAGAGCTCTAACGCCATGGAAATCGCGATTCGTGGAATCGGTAGTTCCAATAACAGCGAAGTTGGGGATCCGGCAGCGGCTTTCTCGATAGATGGAGTCGTGTATGCCCGACCTGAATCGGCGGGGGTCGCTTTCTATGATGTCCAGCGGGTTGAGGTTTTGCGAGGTCCGCAAGGTACCTTGTACGGTCGCAATACCATAGCCGGTAGCTTAAATGTCATTACCAATAAGCCTAATCAGGTTAAATCGGCGGAGTTGAATTTCGGATACGGTAGCTACGGCCAGCGAGAGCTCGACGGATTCGTCAATCTGCCGCTAGGCGAGCTTTGGGCCCTAAGGACTGCATTTTATGCGTCGAGCCAAGATGGTTACATCGATAACTCTAGCGAGTTGCTTACCGATGCGAAGGATTATGGGTGGGGTGATAGCAAAAGCGCCCGCGTGCACCTAATCTATCAGCCCGACGAGGATTTTTCTATGCTGTTCACCGTGCATGGCTCGAGGCTCAAGGGAGCTTGGAACTCCTTTGTCTTGCGGCCCGTGGATGGGAGCGCTCCCGGCTATGAGGTGCAAGTCGATTACCCTAACTTGCAGGACGAGAGCCATACCACAGCCAATGTCGAAATCAGCAACAGTTGGGGAGCAGTTTCTATGTCGTATCTCGGTTCGTATAGCGAGGAGACTGTAGATTCCATTCTCACTACTGCTGTCTCGCCCTTACCCGATCCGGCTTTTGTTTCTGGCCCAAATATCAACCGGCAGGATTTGAGGAGTCATGAGCTTCGTTTTAGTACCAAAGAGCCTGATCGCTTGGAGTGGGTGGCCGGATTATTTCTTTTTGAGGAGAACAACGATGTTTCACTCGTATTCCCGGAGTGGGGAATCGCTTTTTTGCAACCCGATGTCCTGAGCGAATCGAAGGCAGTGTTTGGACAAGCGACGTGGAAGCTAACGGAACGCTCTCGACTGATCGGAGGCTTGCGTTTCACTCGGGACCGGAAAGCGAGAGAAGGCGGGCAATTCACCGTTCTGGAGGATGGTAGCTACGGTGTGCAGCTTTCTGTTAATTCAGCGGATCGTGAATGGGATTCCTCCGACTACAAATTTGGTTGGGAATACGATTTACGGGACGAATCGCTCTTCTATGCGACGATTTCCACTGGGTTCAAGGCGGGGGGCTTTTTCGATGGAACTGGAGATGTCTACTACGAGCCAGAGGAGATTGAAGCCCGTGAAGTTGGCATGAAGAACCGTTTTCTCGAAGGACGTCTGCAAGCTAATTTCTCCGTTTTCGATTACGATTACACCAACTTCCAAGTCACCAACATCGAACAGAATGCGGTGACTGGAGAGTTGGGAACGGTTACCCGAAATGCCGAGAAAATCCCCGTTCGCGGTTTGGAATTCGAGAGCCTCTTTCAACTTGGGAAAAACGAGAAGCTGTCGCTCAACCTGACTTGGCTCGATGCCCGATTTGACACCTTCGAGTTGGGAGCGACTGATCTTTCGGGGGATTTTTTGCAAAGGGATCTATCCGGCAATCAACTCGCTAAAGCCTCGGAGTGGACCGTCCAGTTTTCCTATTCCAAGATCTTTGAATTCGAAAACCAGTCCCTGCTCCGGCTGCGTTTCAATTCCCGCTACAACTCGGGCTACTACTTGTCCTACGACAACTTTCCCCTGCCGCCAAATCCGGTCGATACGTGGCAGCCTGCTTTTACCAGCTCGGACCTTGTTCTGACTTATGAGCCTTCCGACCGCCGCTACTACTGCTCGCTTTCGCTTAAGAACTTGGAAGACGAGCTGGTCATGACTTCAAGCGGTGGAAATGCGAATGGCATCATGGCCAACCTGTCCATGCCCCGCACCTGGGGGGTGAGAATCGGGGCGAAGTATTAG
- a CDS encoding DUF1318 domain-containing protein, whose product MKTISISRILPLFALLFAILPSFAQAQNQDEEAIKQRLIERVAQVDALKLEGKVGENNKGLLEQRAMLKPAETQLMNSENADRRALYTIVGQKLGLTATLVGQGRAEDLRAKSASGVWVQAPDGTWSQKG is encoded by the coding sequence ATGAAAACGATATCCATCTCCCGAATACTCCCCCTTTTCGCCCTACTCTTTGCGATCTTGCCTAGTTTCGCCCAAGCCCAGAACCAGGACGAGGAAGCGATCAAGCAGCGACTCATCGAGCGAGTTGCCCAAGTCGACGCCCTCAAGCTCGAGGGTAAAGTCGGCGAAAACAACAAGGGGCTACTCGAGCAACGAGCCATGCTCAAACCCGCCGAGACCCAGCTGATGAACTCGGAAAACGCAGACCGCCGGGCCCTCTACACTATCGTGGGACAGAAGCTCGGTCTTACCGCCACCCTCGTTGGCCAAGGCAGAGCGGAAGACTTGCGGGCCAAGTCAGCTAGCGGCGTTTGGGTGCAAGCTCCGGACGGAACTTGGTCGCAGAAGGGCTAA